The following is a genomic window from Ktedonobacterales bacterium.
CAACACAGGGAAGCGATGAAAGTAGTATACCGTCTCTCATTCGACCTGTCAAGGGGTGTAGACAAAAGTAATTCCAATACACATGGGGTGTTGGCAGGCAAGATGTGTCACTTGTAGCGCCGCCTTCCAGGCGGCTCAACGCTGGGCTGCTGGAACGTGGCAATGGAGGGCGGACGCTCGCTCTGGCGAATCGTTGGCCGCCAGGGACGGCGGTACACGCGGCAGCGGGGCTTTCAAGAAACCAGGAAAGCGCCGATGCAGATGATACACCCGATGAGCAGCGCAAACCCGCCGACAAGCGGGTCGCCCTGAGCCAGCGCAACGATGCCGATCAGCATCACCAGCGCGCCTCCCATGAAATAGCGCAGCGAGCCTTTCCCCAGGATGGACCCTTCGCGCCGGGGTCTTGGATGAGGCGGCAGTTGAGCTGGCGGTTGAGTAAGCGGTCGAGGGGCGGGAGGCGGGGTATCTGGTGGGGGAGGTTCGGCCAGGGCTGGCACTGCGGCAGGCAGCCTTGGCGGCAGGATAGCCTCTTCCAGCGCGGCAGCAAACGCCTGCACGCTGGGAAAGCGCGCGTGCGGATTTTTCTCCAGCGCCCGCAGAACGGCCCGCTCCACCTCTGGAGCCAGCGTCGGAACCCTGTCCCGTAAAGGCGGCGGTGGAGCCTGAATATGCTGGAGAGCGACGCTGAACGGATCATCCCCTGGAAAGGGCGGTTCGCCGCTGAGCCATTCATAGACCACCACCGCCAGCGAATATTGATCGCTCTCCTGGCACGCTCTCCCCTCACACTGTTCTGGAGCCATGTAGCGCGCGGTGCCGCTGATCCTCTGTGGTGTCCGCGAGACGGAACGATGGGATCTGACGGCGATACCAAAATCACTCAGCAAGATTTGCTGGCTATCCCCCACCAGCAAGTTCTCCGGCTTGATGTCTCGATGAATGACTCTGGCCTCGTGGGCATACTGCAATGCCTCGGCAACCTGCTTCACATAGCGCAAGATAGCCTCCAGCGGCGCTTGCGTCCCTTCCACGTGGCGCTGACGCAGCGTCCCGTTGGAAGCATAGTCCATAACCAGAAAGGGCGTGCGCCCTTCGACCCCAAAATCCAGCACGCGCACAATCAATGGGTGAACCAGGTGGAAAATCGTGCTGACCTCGTTACAGAAGCGTTCAAGCTCAACATCACTATATCGTTCGCTCAGCACTTTGATAGCAGCTTGTCTGCGCGGGACATATAAGTGTTCGCCTAGATAGACCTGGGCAAAGCCGCCTTGCCCTAACAAACGGACCAGCCGATAGTTCCCCATTCGCTGACCATCGAGATGAGTCATACCAAGTCTCCCTTCCTCTGGTGGCCTGGGTATGCCTGATTGTTCCCGCTCTGCCTGATTGTCCCCAAAGAGTGTACTCTTAAAGCAAGTGTTCGTCAAGTGGTACTTGCAAGGGTTACAATGGGCGCCACTTGTAGCGCCGCCATCTTGGCGGCCAACGTTGGCCTGCTGGTCCGCTGGCCTGGAGGGCGCACGCTCGCGCTGGCGCAGCGTTGGCCGCCTGGAAGGCGGCGCTACAAGTAACACGCTGCGCTGGCGCAGGGCCTCGGCTGTTGCCCCGTCCTCCCGCTCCCGTTGGTCGCTCGCGCGTCCCTCCTGGCGGCTCAACGTTGGCCTGCTGGTCCGCTGGCCTGGAGGGCGCACGCTCGCGCTGGCGCAGCGTTGGCCGCCAAGATGGCGGCGCTACAAGTAACACGCTGCGCTGGCGCAGGGCCGCTCACTCTGGTAGAATACGGGGGAGAGGAGGGAGCCAATGGAAACCAGCGAACCAACCAACCTGGAGATCACCCTGCGCCCCGCGACGGTTGATGACGCGCTGACCATCCTTGCCATTACCCGCGCTGCCTTCGAGCAGTTTCTTGATCGGCTGGACCCGCCCAGCGGCGCGCTCAAAGAGACCCTGGAAACTCTGGTGGGAAGCGCCTTTCAGCCCGATCACGGCGTCACCCTGGCCTTTGTGGATGGCAAGCCAGCAGGCGCGCTGCGCTGGTCCATCCATCCGCAGCGCGCCCATCTGTACGTCGGGCGCGTGGCCGTCCCGCCCCCCTATCGCCGCCAGGGCATTGCCTCGGCGCTGATGCATTGGGCCGATGACCACGCGCGCATCCTTGGGCTGCCCGCCGTCCAGTTTGGGGTGCGCCTGCAAGCTCCCGAAAACATCCGCTTCTATCAGCGCCTGGGCT
Proteins encoded in this region:
- a CDS encoding GNAT family N-acetyltransferase, whose protein sequence is METSEPTNLEITLRPATVDDALTILAITRAAFEQFLDRLDPPSGALKETLETLVGSAFQPDHGVTLAFVDGKPAGALRWSIHPQRAHLYVGRVAVPPPYRRQGIASALMHWADDHARILGLPAVQFGVRLQAPENIRFYQRLGYQIIEYAQHAGYDHPTFVWMRKDLQSSS
- a CDS encoding serine/threonine-protein kinase; amino-acid sequence: MTHLDGQRMGNYRLVRLLGQGGFAQVYLGEHLYVPRRQAAIKVLSERYSDVELERFCNEVSTIFHLVHPLIVRVLDFGVEGRTPFLVMDYASNGTLRQRHVEGTQAPLEAILRYVKQVAEALQYAHEARVIHRDIKPENLLVGDSQQILLSDFGIAVRSHRSVSRTPQRISGTARYMAPEQCEGRACQESDQYSLAVVVYEWLSGEPPFPGDDPFSVALQHIQAPPPPLRDRVPTLAPEVERAVLRALEKNPHARFPSVQAFAAALEEAILPPRLPAAVPALAEPPPPDTPPPAPRPLTQPPAQLPPHPRPRREGSILGKGSLRYFMGGALVMLIGIVALAQGDPLVGGFALLIGCIICIGAFLVS